GCCATCACCGGTCGCTTGTTCGACCTGGGCGCGGATTTGGGCGACACCTCGTTCGCGGTTTTGGGCGGCGGCGCGGAATTCACCGCCATCTGCGAATTTTCCGGCGGCATGGAGTTGGAGGTTCTGCAGGCGGAACTCGAAGCCCTGCCCGAACTCGTCGACGCCGAGGTCAAGGTGTCGCGGTTCGAGCTGTCGTCCATGCACCCCGCGTCGGAAACCATCACCCACACCATCACGGTGTCGGGCGGCGACAGCCCCGGTTTGATGGCCCGGCTTTGCGAAGTGTTTCAACAGTTCGAC
This genomic stretch from Magnetovibrio sp. harbors:
- a CDS encoding glycine cleavage system protein R gives rise to the protein MTTTALVSIIGPDRVGLVSAITGRLFDLGADLGDTSFAVLGGGAEFTAICEFSGGMELEVLQAELEALPELVDAEVKVSRFELSSMHPASETITHTITVSGGDSPGLMARLCEVFQQFDANIVRLNSERVPGVGQRQYVISASVAIPPQNENTCLATVTNTAGELGLTCQWTNVSA